Proteins encoded within one genomic window of Camarhynchus parvulus chromosome 14, STF_HiC, whole genome shotgun sequence:
- the ZFAND2A gene encoding AN1-type zinc finger protein 2A isoform X3 gives MELPWLGEHCSERSCKQLDFLPLKCDACGEVFCKDHIRYDDHKCSSAYKKNVQVPVCPLCNTPIPVQRGEIPDIVVGAHIDKDCKYNPAQQKQKIFTNKCTKPGCKRKEMMKVVCEQCGGSFCIKHRHPLDHDCRGGSQPISKAG, from the exons ATGGAGCTGCCGTGGCTGGGCGAGCACTGCTCCGAGCGCTCCTGCAAACAGCTGG ATTTCCTTCCTCTGAAATGTGATGCATGTGGGGAAGTGTTCTGTAAAGATCACATCCGTTACGATGACCACAAGTGCAGCTCTGCCTACAAGAAA AATGTGCAGGTGCCAGTGTGTCCCCTCTGTAACACACCTATCCCAGTGCAGAGGGGAGAAATCCCAGATATTGTGGTTGGAGCCCACATAGATAAGGACTGCAAATACAACCCagcacagcaaaagcagaag ATCTTCACAAACAAATGCACAAAGCCAGGCTGCAAAAGGAAAGAGATGATGAAGGTGGTTTGTGAACAGTGTGGTGGCAGCTTCTGCATAAAACATCGGCATCCTCTGGACCATGACTGCAGAGGGGGCAGCCAGCCCATCTCCAAGGCAGGGTGA